CCACTGGACTCTCaagctgtaaaaataaagtaGTTAAATCTACTGGAAGTCTGACCATAGCTGCTACAACAGTGAAATACACTAATACCTCAGTATTACTGTAACAGTCAAGTAATTTTAGTCATCACAATGGGAGCCCCTTTTCCACAGAAAAAAGTACTTTTGcttttgatactttaagtacattgAGTTGATAATATTTTACTAAAGTAggattttgaaaaatgtaaatatttcttCCATCGCTGGTCTTACTTTGTCTCCTGtatgaaaaatgttcatttttctatttctttttaatatctTCTTTAATATTTCTTACTGCCAGACATCGAATACCCATCTCCTTGATAACACTTAGTAAGCAAAAGGGATTATGATGCAAATAAGCCCAGGATTTAGGCATACTGTCCTATCCCTGGTAAAATTagatgtgtttcattttttctaaatatattataatatataataagtGAAAAAAGTGAACCCAAAAAAGTTAACTACATACCTAGCCTACTATTATTGCTTGTAAATATAGAAAACAGTAGAGAAGAATGACAGGAGATGAAGACCCACTTACCAAGCGTCACCGTGCTGGATTCTGTCACCATTACAATGTTATTAAAGGTGCATCCTGACCCATGACATCCCTGACAGGATGAAGAGTCACAGCCCCTCCCTTTCACCACAGATATGCTGGTTTTATTCATGGCAACAATGAGCAGACCATTGTCCTCCccattttcttcatcttcagctTGGCAAACATCCTCGTCACTAACCCCATCCTCCCTTCCTTCTGCCTCCTGCTTGTCTTCATTCTCCTCCAAGTCTTCCTCCCTCATCATCTCCATACTGAAATTGAGTGTTATGGATTCCTTGGAGAAGGGATGTAAAGTGGCCTCAGACGGGGAGGACTGCTCCTTGCATTCCTCCATCCTGTCTACCTTGTGCACCGTCTAGAGTGGCCAGAAAGAGATGGTCCATCAATGTGACAGCTTGCAAGACCGAAACTGAACAAAGGGGTAAATAGTAATTCTTAATTTATGATGTTCAAGCTGCAAACCATGAAAGCCCATGAACTCACCAGCATTGGATTACCCTCAGCTAACATTTGTGCCAACTCTTCAGGCGTGATACTCTGCAGGTCCATGCCATTTATCTGCATCAGCTTGTCTCCTCTCCTGAGACAAAACGGAAAACACATAttctttattgatttatttatattgatttattttattatatttcatgTACACAAGAAAACATTGTAGTCTGGGCTTGAATAGCACTATAAATAAGAGTATGATGCAATAAATGGGTTTACTGGGAGACTTTATACATTTTCTGTGAGCACTGAAAATTTTATTGTTATTCTGTACTGgtcagtgagaaaacaaaaagtctgGTAACAGTGTGCTGATGTCTTGCTTGTACCTGACAAACATTTTTCCACTATTGGTTTTGTCCTTTACCACATTTTCCACTTCATAGTGGTGCTTTCCGTCATGGACCTGGTGGACGATCAGCACTCCTCCCATAACCTGAGTAttctgacattttgaaataaataagcAGATTTTATCTACACTAACAAGGAACATCTCACATGTTATGGACAGTCTTATAGGCATTTAGATTGCACCCACCTTAAGATCCATGGTGCTGTTAGTGtcccttgctgctgctgctgctaacaaAAGAGATTGATGCCTGCCCCACTGGCAGTGTGTTTTAAAGCCTTCAGTGCAACTGTGCTTCTGctttgcacaaataaaaaaaatgggaACTAGGAGTGAAGGGCCCTGACACAATTGTGGATGGGGAACTGATGTCAGAAGAGGAAGTTAACAAAGATTAGTAAatcttaaattaaaaacagacacGGTGTAAGATTTTGTTAGAAAACAGAACTTGTGACAAACATGGAAGAACAAGAGGATGAGATGTGAACAATCACCAATTAGTGAAAGTTACCATAAGAGCAAACATCTCATATAAAGcacccttttcttcttttattggATCTTCACttccttattttttttagaaaggcACAAAATCctgaacagagaaaagaggaaatgacaACTGTCTTTTTTACAATATGTCACTCTCGATGAGGGAACTATCGGAGGGCTATTACTTCCACAGTGAGAGTggaaagtaaaaaatataaatttatattaTGTGTGGCTGTACAATAGCAATGGACAGTTTTTCACATTCTGCAGCGgtgttacattttcacattgtttcaTGGTGAAATGACTAATGGTATTTtatttagataaataaatatatgttgggcttttattttgcatttattaGATTACAATGATCTGCTGTATATGCTTGAGGCCATATTGAGGAAATTTCCTTCCTCAAAAAAACAAGCTGATtttcacaatatttaaaattgtGTATTATTTGCATGACTGCATGACAGCCTCTTCACGCTGCTGGAGATGAACTGAACAGTGTGAAAGACAGGAGGTCAATCATACAGCCTACATGTGTGTATGATGCAAGCAAACACATTTGTAAAACAATACTAGTGgtcaaaaacagttttcagttACAGTACTTGTAATTATGCTGCTTAGCTTATCAAAAAGGctcacaaatgaatgaatgaatgtcagTTAATTAATGAATATCAAGAATCATTGAAGTGTAAAATCTATACAATGATTTTAGGTAAGATTAGTGCCACACTATGTTTAGAGCAGGCACTTCCAGATTTTGGTGCTAGACTTATATTTACATTACACACAAGAGTGATATTAATCCTCTTATCTAAACATATCAACAAAGcaaacatttcccaaaatgttgaactgtttcTTTAGGAACACTGTAATGACAAAGGCAATCAAAATGGAAAATTAGCTGTAtcttgttcatttttaattttgaagTTGATAATAAATACCTGTAGCCTAGTTATACCAAATTtactttcttcattttctctttcagggGTTATGAATTGGTCTAAATATTGGCTGAGGCAAGTAACTTCCTGGAGTTTTATTGTGACAGTGAGTTTGTCAGGCAACCAGGGAAGACTCCAGTTAATCATCTGCTGgctgtaaccacatcacatatttAATGATCTGATATGAAAATAATGCTTGTCATCTAATGTATGGCAAGAAATCTAGGacataataaacatatttcccaaGTTTCTATCCTGTTTTCTTTGGCAGCTGTCTCCCCAAAAAGATAATTTAATCTCAGGGACACTTCTACCaggataaaacagaaaataaaatatattcatgtAACAGTAGCCTGTGCACAGATAACTGCAATATATCTGTTAGTAcaacacatttactgttttgATAACGAGATGAGCTGTGTTACTAAATTCATACAAgctcacatgcaaacaaacacactctaAAGCTATTTTCAGCTTTGTCTGTCAAGCCAGAAAAGTCAGGCTAAATCTGTACATGTGGCAGTGGATTGAGTTACACACAACAGCACTGTGACAAAACTTCTGGTCTCCCACCATATACTGCACCCTGCCAGAGTTAAGACCACGTTTCCACCATCTCAGAAACTGGCATACATCGACAGTCCACACTGAGCAAGGTACTGTGTTCTATTGAACATACAGGATAAATACTATAAATGAAACCCTGCATGACATGTGTCTGAGTGCTGAGAAAGGTTTTTCTAATGCTGACTTCTGCATGCCACTCATTCAAATACAGCTGTGGGATTTTTTAGTAAACCATTTTAATATAATACCTTCTAGATAATGCTTGGCCAAAGTGTGTTATTTGAAAGTGAAATC
The Mastacembelus armatus chromosome 3, fMasArm1.2, whole genome shotgun sequence DNA segment above includes these coding regions:
- the LOC113138041 gene encoding uncharacterized protein LOC113138041 isoform X2, with protein sequence MDLKNTQVMGGVLIVHQVHDGKHHYEVENVVKDKTNSGKMFVRRGDKLMQINGMDLQSITPEELAQMLAEGNPMLTVHKVDRMEECKEQSSPSEATLHPFSKESITLNFSMEMMREEDLEENEDKQEAEGREDGVSDEDVCQAEDEENGEDNGLLIVAMNKTSISVVKGRGCDSSSCQGCHGSGCTFNNIVMVTESSTVTLVPRGSTCFRQEKLLNASIEHVASHHYLRAICPQKTLYASPNPEKITIYHYKSNSMDTFFRGMPVVLNFSESNCFLRCCKEGERVLLRVEVTDQDR
- the LOC113138041 gene encoding uncharacterized protein LOC113138041 isoform X1, translated to MDLKNTQVMGGVLIVHQVHDGKHHYEVENVVKDKTNSGKMFVRRGDKLMQINGMDLQSITPEELAQMLAEGNPMLTVHKVDRMEECKEQSSPSEATLHPFSKESITLNFSMEMMREEDLEENEDKQEAEGREDGVSDEDVCQAEDEENGEDNGLLIVAMNKTSISVVKGRGCDSSSCQGCHGSGCTFNNIVMVTESSTVTLVPRGSTCFRQEKLLNASIEHVASHHYLRAICPQKTLYASPNPEKITIYHYKSNSMDTFFRGMPVVLNFSESNCFLRCCKEGERVLLRVETCEMHRLKQISSNDQRSFSFVFYMKGDRSRQMKFESALHHGWFIQVVQQDSEVKMETMDEKKEEYSFLFIIQK